Sequence from the Syntrophales bacterium genome:
CAGTCCAGCGCTCTTCCGACGCCAGGTTTCCCGCGGTATAGGCCAGGGGCGTCCGGATAAGGGTCTTGATATTGCCCTTCAGGACGGCATCCGCCTGGGCCGCCTGGTCGACGACCTGGAAGCGCCCACCCTGGATGATCCGGTCGATGAAGGCCGACCGGAACGTGCTCTCCACATTGGGCTCGGTGGTGGCATTCCCGAAGGTTGTGACGTGGACCCGTTTGATGGCCGGATCGACGCCGTCGCCGCCGGTGCCCACGAAATGATAGCCGCAGGCCCACAGGGATGTCAGGGCCAGCACGATGAGCCAGAAGATCTGCCGTCTCGAAAGCCGCATGGTCGCCAATCCTCCCCGTCAGCCCTTGATCACGATGTTGACGAGCTTGCGGGGAACATAGACCTCCTTGACCACCTGCTTCCCCTCGATCATCTTGGCGATTTTCTCGTCCGCCCGGGCGAGCGCCTTGATCTTGTCCTCCTCCTCGTCGGCCGGCACGGTGATGCGGCTGCGGACCTTGCCGTTGACCTGGAGCACGACGGTAATCTCCTCCTCGGAAGCCACTTCCCGGTCCCACGCCGGCCAGGTCATGTCAGCCAGGGGCGTCTTCTGGCCGAGCGTTTCCCACAGCTCCTCGGTGATGTGGGGAACGATGGGGGCCATCATGAGAAGCACCGCCTCCACGGCCTCCCGGACCACCGAGAGGGCCTGCGTATCGCTCTTGTCCGGCCTGTTGAGCAGGTACAGGGCGTTCACCAGCTCCATGACGGCGCTGATGGCGGTATTGAAGCGGAAGCGGTCTTCCAGGTCGGCCGTGACCTTGCGGATCGTCTGATGAGTCTTCCGGCGGAGGTTTTTCAGGTCTCCGTCCAGGGGCGTCTTCCCGTCGAAGGGGGCCACGTCCCGGATGTCTTCCAGGTATTCCTCCATGACGATCCGCCAGATGCGGCTGAGGAAGCGGAAAGAGCCTTCCACGCCCTGGTCGCTCCATTCCAGGTCCTTCTCCGGCGGCGACGCGAACAGGCAGAAGGCCCGGGCCGTGTCGGCGCCGTATTTCTTGACGAGGTAGTCGGGATCGACGATGTTCCTCAGCGATTTCGACATCTTCTCCGTTTTCCCGATGATGACGTCGCGGTTGCAGGAAGCACATTTCCCGTCCTTGACTTCTTCCGGGAAGAGGAAGCCGTGCTCGGGGCATTTCATCGTTTCCTTGCAGACCATGCCCTGCGTGAGCAGGTTCGCGAAGGGCTCGTCCACGCCGATGACACCGAAGTCCCGGAGCATCCGCGTATAGAAGCGGGAATAGAGAAGGTGCAGGATCGCATGCTCGATCCCGCCGATGTACTGGTCCACGGGCATCCAGTAGTCCAGGGCCTTCCGGTCCAGGCCGGGCTTGACGTCGTGGACGGCACAGCAGAACCGGTCGAAATACCAGGAGGATTCCACGAAGGTGTCCATTGTGTCGGTCTCGCGCCGGGCGGGGCCGCTGCAGCCGGGACAGGTCGTCTCGGCGAAGGCCTTGTGCCGCGCCAGGGGCGAGCCGCCCTCTCCGGTCAGCTCCACGTCCATCGGCAGGACCACCGGGAGGTCTTTCTCGGGGACCGGCACGGTGCCGCACTTCTCGCAGTAGATCATGGGAATCGGAGCGCCCCAGTAGCGCTGGCGCGAAATTCCCCAGTCGCGGAGGCGGTACTGGATGGTCCGCTGGCCCCGCTTCAGGGAGATCAGGTGGTCCGCGATGGCGTCCAGGGCTTTCATGTTCTCCATCCCGTTGAACGGTCCGGAGTTCACGAGGATCCCCTCGTCGACGTAGGCCTCCGTCATGGTCTGGACGTTGAGCGCCCGGTTCGGCGGCTGGATGACCACGATGAGCGGAAGGTTGTACTTCTTGGCAAACTCGAAGTCGCGCTGGTCGTGGGTCGGCACCGCCATGACGCAACCCGTGCCGTAGTCGGCCAGGACGAAGTTGGCGGCAAAGATGGGCATCTTCTTGTGGGTCACGGGGTTCAGGCAGTACGACTCCAGAAAGACGCCTTCCTTCTCATAATAGTCGGAGGTGCGGAGGTTCTTGTCCTGCCGCTTGATCTTCTCGACGAACTCCTGGACCTCCTTCTCGCACTCCTTGCCTTTCGCCAGCTCCAGGACCAGGGGGTGCTCCGCGGCGACCAGCATGAACGTGGCCCCGTAAATGGTGTCCTGCCGGGTGGTGAAGACCTTGATCTCGCCGTTGCCGTCGGCCATGGGAAAGATCATCTCGAAGCCGTGGCTCTTGCCGATCCAGTTGCGCTGCATGGTAAGAACCCGCTCGGGCCAGCCGGACAGCCGGTCGCAGCCTTCCAGGAGCTCCTCCACGTAGGCGGTGATCCGGAAGAACCACTGGTCCAGGGTCTTCTCCACCACCTCGGTGGAGCAGCGCCAGCACAGCCCCGCCTCCACCTGCTCGTTGGCCAGGACCGTCTGGCACTTGGAGCACCAGTTCACCGAGGAGGTCTTCTTGTAGGCAAGGCCCTTTTCGTACATCCACAGGAAGAAGAGCTGCTCCCACTTGTAGTAGAAGGGCTCGCAGGTGGAGATCTCCCGGTCCCAGTCGTAGCTGAAGCCCATACGCTTGAGCTGCTTCTTCATGTTGGCGATGTTGTCGTTCGTCCAGACGGCGGGATGGATGCCCCGCTCGATGGCGGCGTTCTCGGCGGGCATGCCGAAGGCGTCCCAGCCCATGGGGTGCAGGACATTGAACCCCCTCATCCGCTTGTAGCGGGACACGACGTCGCCGATGGCGTAGTTGCGGACGTGGCCGATGTGGATCCGGCCGGATGGATAGGGAAACATCTCCAGGAGGTAGTACTTCTTCCGCGAGGGGTCCTCATGGACGTGGAACGTCTTGTTCTCCTCCCACTTCGTCTGCCATTTCTCTTCGATTTCCCAGGGGTTGTACTTGATGTTCATGGCGGGCTCCCTTAGCGTAGAGATGTTGTCCCTCCGTAACACAACGGGTCTGTTCTTTCAACAGGATTGGGGAAAAACGGGCTGTTGCGGGGCGGCAAACCCTCAGTCCGGGCTCGACTCCGGACCGGGCGGCTCTTCCCCGCCGGACGGTTCCGTACCGGGCTGGGGTTCCGGGGGCTTTGGCTCTCGTCCGAAGCGGCCGTGCAGGGCGTCGAGGATGCCGTTGATGAAGGCCCCCGAGTTTTCGGATCCGAAGAGCTTTCCCAGGTCGATGGCCTCGTTGAGGGCCACCTTGGGGGGAATGTCCGGGCAGAACCGGAGCTCGTAGACGGCCATCCGGAGGATGGCCTTGTCGACCTTGGACATGCGGGGAAGGGACCAGTGCTCGGAGCAGCTCCCGATGAGCCCGTCGATCTCGTCCCGCCGCTCCCACGTCCCGGTCACCAGGTCCGCGGTGAATTCGCGTGCGTCCGCCGGCATCTCCGAACGGTCGAAGTTCTGCCAGTAGTGTTCAAGAGCTTCCCAGGGGTCCCGTTCCTGGACATCGAGGCCGTAAAGGATCTGTACGGCCGCTTCCCGGGCCTTTCTTCTGACTTGCATGGGTATTGATGCCGCCTTCCGGCGGGCCTTTCAGATTTTCCGGAAGAGGTCGACCATCTCGATGGCCGTCATGGCCGCATCCCAGCCCTTGTTGCCCGACTTCGAGCCGGCACGCTCGATGGCCTGCTCGATCGTGTCGGTCGTGAGGACTCCAAAGGCGACGGGAACTTCCGTCTCCAGCCCGACCATGGCGATTCCCTTGGTCGTCTCGGCGCTGATGTACTCGAAGTGGGGCGTGGCCCCCCGGATGACCGCCCCCAGGCAGATCACGGCATCGAACCGGCCGCTCTTGGCTATCTTCTTCGCCGCCAGCGGCAGCTCGAAGGCCCCCGGGACCTTGTAGACCTGGATGTCCTTCTCGTCGGCGCCGGCCCGGACGAGGGCGTCTAGGGCTCCCTCGATGAGGCGGCCGCAGATGAAGTCGTTGAAGCGGCTGGCGATGATCCCGAACCGCATTCCCTTGGCAACGATCTTTCCTTCCA
This genomic interval carries:
- the leuS gene encoding leucine--tRNA ligase; protein product: MNIKYNPWEIEEKWQTKWEENKTFHVHEDPSRKKYYLLEMFPYPSGRIHIGHVRNYAIGDVVSRYKRMRGFNVLHPMGWDAFGMPAENAAIERGIHPAVWTNDNIANMKKQLKRMGFSYDWDREISTCEPFYYKWEQLFFLWMYEKGLAYKKTSSVNWCSKCQTVLANEQVEAGLCWRCSTEVVEKTLDQWFFRITAYVEELLEGCDRLSGWPERVLTMQRNWIGKSHGFEMIFPMADGNGEIKVFTTRQDTIYGATFMLVAAEHPLVLELAKGKECEKEVQEFVEKIKRQDKNLRTSDYYEKEGVFLESYCLNPVTHKKMPIFAANFVLADYGTGCVMAVPTHDQRDFEFAKKYNLPLIVVIQPPNRALNVQTMTEAYVDEGILVNSGPFNGMENMKALDAIADHLISLKRGQRTIQYRLRDWGISRQRYWGAPIPMIYCEKCGTVPVPEKDLPVVLPMDVELTGEGGSPLARHKAFAETTCPGCSGPARRETDTMDTFVESSWYFDRFCCAVHDVKPGLDRKALDYWMPVDQYIGGIEHAILHLLYSRFYTRMLRDFGVIGVDEPFANLLTQGMVCKETMKCPEHGFLFPEEVKDGKCASCNRDVIIGKTEKMSKSLRNIVDPDYLVKKYGADTARAFCLFASPPEKDLEWSDQGVEGSFRFLSRIWRIVMEEYLEDIRDVAPFDGKTPLDGDLKNLRRKTHQTIRKVTADLEDRFRFNTAISAVMELVNALYLLNRPDKSDTQALSVVREAVEAVLLMMAPIVPHITEELWETLGQKTPLADMTWPAWDREVASEEEITVVLQVNGKVRSRITVPADEEEDKIKALARADEKIAKMIEGKQVVKEVYVPRKLVNIVIKG
- the ribE gene encoding 6,7-dimethyl-8-ribityllumazine synthase produces the protein MPKTVEGKIVAKGMRFGIIASRFNDFICGRLIEGALDALVRAGADEKDIQVYKVPGAFELPLAAKKIAKSGRFDAVICLGAVIRGATPHFEYISAETTKGIAMVGLETEVPVAFGVLTTDTIEQAIERAGSKSGNKGWDAAMTAIEMVDLFRKI
- the lptE gene encoding LPS assembly lipoprotein LptE, with the translated sequence MRLSRRQIFWLIVLALTSLWACGYHFVGTGGDGVDPAIKRVHVTTFGNATTEPNVESTFRSAFIDRIIQGGRFQVVDQAAQADAVLKGNIKTLIRTPLAYTAGNLASEERWTAIVDLSFEERETGKVLWANSDFSLTGDYKVSPTSLSVTERNRKEALIKLASDSAERAYSMILSGF
- the nusB gene encoding transcription antitermination factor NusB; protein product: MQVRRKAREAAVQILYGLDVQERDPWEALEHYWQNFDRSEMPADAREFTADLVTGTWERRDEIDGLIGSCSEHWSLPRMSKVDKAILRMAVYELRFCPDIPPKVALNEAIDLGKLFGSENSGAFINGILDALHGRFGREPKPPEPQPGTEPSGGEEPPGPESSPD